One genomic window of Monodelphis domestica isolate mMonDom1 chromosome 1, mMonDom1.pri, whole genome shotgun sequence includes the following:
- the LOC103106361 gene encoding bone morphogenetic protein 2-A-like — MAIIFLWKSLMLLFCFSGTHSALQRNWKLEMLIGEMEHLFTMEELDHKSGGPRRPPTFMTNLFHRVAHPNGISKTEGALIGNMVRSFEEKVHINQSHFFFNLSSVGQHEKILRAELHVFKLRQSQEFLSEDKIVHYSRVEVHELLGPTPEAERGSLLISRNLPLKSEGWLVFDVTQTVNDWVHGNFSDRSFLVLTTKNVGPPLNYIYHRTDRKWKNKENRNSLLVLFTEKEDNEPLRSGYLAPPMLFQPDGQMNSSFLDFLRLVESPPNVSVSHGVRKSRSIAKIEFIPKGCQKAPLYVDFEKIGWSKWVISPKGYQANYCRGKCLFPLGHGAEASNHACFLSFVVRFKLDPNVSRPSCVPRKLNSINLLYYDDLNNVVLKQYKDMVADSCSCQ; from the exons ATGGCGATCATTTTTCTTTGGAAGAGCCTGATGCTTCTATTTTGTTTCTCAGGGACCCACTCAGCACTCCAGAGGAACTGGAAGTTGGAAATGTTAATTGGTGAGATGGAGCACCTCTTTACGATGGAGGAATTAGACCACAAATCTGGGGGTCCTCGGAGGCCACCCACATTCATGACTAACTTGTTCCATCGAGTGGCCCACCCCAATGGCATCAGCAAGACTGAAGGTGCCTTGATAGGAAATATGGTGAGAAGTTTTGAGGAGAAAG TACACATCAACCagtctcattttttcttcaacctctcttctGTTGGCCAACATGAGAAGATATTACGAGCTGAACTCCATGTATTTAAACTCAGACAATCACAAGAATTCTTGAGTGAAGACAAGATCGTTCATTACAGTAGA GTGGAAGTCCATGAACTTTTAGGTCCTACACCGGAGGCTGAACGTGGTAGTCTCCTTATATCCAGGAATCTTCCTCTGAAGTCAGAAGGCTGGTTGGTATTTGATGTCACTCAGACG GTAAATGACTGGGTCCATGGAAACTTCTCTGACCGGAGCTTTTTGGTACTCACGACGAAGAATGTTGGCCCCCCTTTGAATTATATCTATCACAGAACTGACCGAAAGTGGAAGAATAAGGAGAACAGGAATTCCTTACTTGTTCTCTTCACTGAAAAAGAAGACAATGAGCCTCTTAGAAGTGGATACCTGGCACCACCAATGT TGTTTCAGCCGGATGGACAGATGAATTCTAGCTTTTTGGATTTCCTTCGACTTGTTGAGTCACCTCCCAACGTCAGCGTTAGCCACGGCGTTCGGAAATCCAGAAGCATTGCTAAGATCGAATTTATTCCCAAGGGCTGCCAGAAGGCCCCCCTTTATGTGGATTTTGAGAAAATAGGGTGGTCAAAATGGGTTATTTCCCCCAAAGGATACCAAGCCAACTACTGCAGGGGGAAATGTTTATTTCCCCTGGGCCATGGGGCAGAAGCCTCTAATCACGCCTGCTTCTTGTCCTTTGTTGTTCGCTTCAAGCTCGACCCAAATGTGTCGAGGCCCTCTTGCGTCCCTAGAAAACTGAATTCCATCAACCTCTTGTACTATGATGATTTAAACAATGTAGTGCTCAAGCAGTATAAAGATATGGTGGCTGATAGTTGCAGCTGTCAATAA